CTTACGGTCTAGGATCGACGAAATGGCAAGCGATTAGCCGAGTTATTGTTCCTGCTGCAAAACAAGGGATTTTAACAGGTATAGTTTTAGGATTAGCGCGTGCTTTTGGTGAAGCGTTAGCGGTTCAAATGGTAATCGGGAACACGATTAAATTACCGGAAGGAATATATAGTCCAACAGCAACGTTAACTGGTATTCTGACAATGGATATGACGAATACATTGAATGGAACAGCTTGGAACAATGCGCTATGGACGTTAGCAATGATTTTACTTGTTATTTCATTCCTGTTTATTTTAGTAATTCGAGCGATTGGTCAAAGAGGTGAGCGATAATAATGAATGCAAGAACGGTAAATAAAGTTTGGACAGGTATCTTTTATGCGGTTGCAGCTTTAGTTGTAGCTTTGCTTGCTTTTTTAATGTACGAAATTCTACAAAAGGGATGGGGATTTTGGGATCCTAGTTTCTTATTCGGAGAACCAAGTAATACAAGAGCTGGTGGGGGAATTGGTCCACAGTTATTCAATTCTTTCTACATGCTTGTTATAACGCTTATTATATCTATTCCTCTTGGATTAGGGGCTGGAATATATTTAGCGGAGTATGCAAAACAAGGTCGTTTTTTAAGTTTTGTTCGTTTATGTATCGAAACAATGGCGTCTTTACCTTCTATCGTTGTTGGACTATTTGGCTTATTAGTATTTGTTACAATGACAGGCTGGGGATATACAGTAATGGGTGGAGCGCTTGCTTTAACTATTTTGAATTTGCCTGGTTTAACACGTGTTTGTGAAAATGCGATTTCTGAAGTTCCTCATAATGTAAAAGAGGCGAGTCTTGGACTAGGTGCAACGAAATGGCAAACAATTACCCGTATCATTATTCCGTCGTCGTTACCACAAATCATTACAGGTATTATTTTAGCAGCAGGCCGTATATTCGGTGAAGCTGCGGCGTTAATTTATACAGCGGGTTTAACATCACCTATTTTAAATTCAGCAGCGGACTTCTCGAGCCCCTCGCATCCTTTAAATCCATTTAGACCAGCTGAAACGTTAGCTGTTCACATTTGGAAATTAAACTCTGAAGGGATTATC
This Bacillus mycoides DNA region includes the following protein-coding sequences:
- the pstA gene encoding phosphate ABC transporter permease PstA, whose amino-acid sequence is MNARTVNKVWTGIFYAVAALVVALLAFLMYEILQKGWGFWDPSFLFGEPSNTRAGGGIGPQLFNSFYMLVITLIISIPLGLGAGIYLAEYAKQGRFLSFVRLCIETMASLPSIVVGLFGLLVFVTMTGWGYTVMGGALALTILNLPGLTRVCENAISEVPHNVKEASLGLGATKWQTITRIIIPSSLPQIITGIILAAGRIFGEAAALIYTAGLTSPILNSAADFSSPSHPLNPFRPAETLAVHIWKLNSEGIIPDAKLIATKSAAVLIIMVLLFNIISRFVASVLHKRFTGAKKSRKTTKKVKAA